A single genomic interval of Pochonia chlamydosporia 170 chromosome 7, whole genome shotgun sequence harbors:
- a CDS encoding beta-xylosidase (similar to Neosartorya fischeri NRRL 181 XP_001258861.1), producing MLVIDGVHSRTCLPAYNAQISYSGCYSDFGDRRILQDQFMDLGSLNSPQYCADLCGSDGYEYSGVEYTTQCFCAHAIAESAQKIDESKCNAKCPGNSKISCGGNLAINVYAIKNPKNPPRSLMLADCTRQPLCSNDVCDTGKSIQDRAAALIKEMTLDEKIANSGSMDWFGPVAGVLRLGLPQYRWANEALHGVARGTTQFNTPFGANFSAATSFPMPISMGAAFDDSLINEVATTIGTEARAFANSGRMGFDYWTPNINPYRDPRWGRGQETPGEDSYHIQKYVYNYVSGLQGGVNPEVYKVLATCKHYAAYDIETGRFTIDVRPTLQDMAEYYLPIFRTCVRDAKAASIMCAYNAVNGSPACGSKYLLKDILRDHWSFNEPFNYVVSDCDAVHNTKFYADDVEGAAVSLNAGTDLDCGTTYPRNLHDSIASNGTTEATLDKSLNRLYSALIKVGYFNPPEQYNSLGWKDVNTTQAQQLAHRAATEGMVLLKNDGILPLSKNLSKVAVIGPWADATTEMQGSSGYRGIAPVPIISPLSAFQSHWSVVKYSRGTGINTENGEDLDAIEVAKASDYILYLGGIDGSIEDEGNDRLDIAWPRNQLDLVSKLSALGKPLIIVQFGGGQVDDSDLVKNSNVNAILWAGYPGQAGGNALFDVLTGVAPPAGRLPVTQYAASYINGNNIKDMTMRPSSGVPGRTYKWYTGEPVFPFGYGQHYTNFSISWQSTPSEASYNIGTLVKNTRGFKDLAKFVDLVVNVNNTGGNTNLSSDYVGLLFLSSNAGPSPRPIKQLAAYGRLYKISVGFTKQLKLTVNLGSLARADSNGDLYIYPGDYTLALDSDTKITWKFTLTGQATKIDTLPRQSP from the exons ATGTTGGTTATCGACGGTGTTCACTCTAGAACATGCTTGCCAGCTTACAACGCCCAAATCAGCTATTCTGGTTGCTATAGTGACTTCGGCGATCGTCGAATCCTCCAAGACCAGTTCATGGACTTGGGAAGCCTTAACAGTCCCCAGTATTGCGCTGACCTTTGCGGGTCTGACGGATATGAGTACAGTGGCGTCGAGTACACCAC GCAGTGCTTCTGCGCACACGCCATTGCCGAGTCCGCCCAGAAAATTGACGAGAGCAAGTGTAATGCCAAATGCCCCGGTAATTCAAAGATTTCCTGTGGAGGTAACCTCGC GATCAATGTATACGCAATTAAAAACCCCAAAAACCCTCCAAGAAGCCTAATGCTAGCAGACTGCACTCGGCAACCGCTCTGTTCTAATGACGTCTGTGATACCGGAAAGAGCATTCAAGACAGAGCAGCTGCTCTCATCAAGGAGATGACGCTGGATGAAAAGATCGCGAACAGTGGAAGTATGGACTGGTTTGGCCCGGTCGCGGGGGTCCTAAGGCTTGGTTTGCCTCAATATCGTTGGGCCAACGAGGCCTTACACGGCGTCGCTCGAGGTACTACTCAATTCAACACTCCATTCGGAGCGAATTTCAGCGCTGCGACCAGCTTCCCCATGCCCATCTCAATGGGTGCCGCATTTGACGACTCATTGATCAACGAAGTGGCAACTACGATCGGCACAGAGGCTCGTGCCTTTGCAAATAGCGGACGTATGGGCTTTGATTACTGGACGCCAAATATCAACCCGTACCGCGATCCCCGCTGGGGCAGAGGTCAGGAGACCCCTGGAGAAGACTCTTATCATATTCAAAAATACGTCTACAATTATGTGAGCGGCTTGCAGGGTGGTGTCAATCCAGAAGTCTACAAAGtcttggcaacttgcaaGCACTATGCCGCTTACGATATTGAAACGGGTAGATTTACGATTGATGTCCGCCCGACCTTGCAGGATATGGCAGAATACTACCTCCCGATCTTTCGGACGTGCGTTAGAGATGCCAAAGCTGCCTCTATCATGTGTGCCTATAACGCAGTTAATGGTTCGCCTGCTTGCGGAAGCAAGTATCTTCTCAAAGACATCCTTCGTGACCACTGGAGTTTTAACGAGCCATTCAACTACGTTGTCTCTGACTGCGACGCCGTTCATAACACCAAGTTTTACGCTGACGATGTCGAGGGCGCAGCTGTCTCGTTAAACGCGGGTACCGATCTTGACTGTGGAACTACATATCCTCGGAACTTGCATGATAGTATTGCGTCTAATGGCACTACAGAGGCGACACTCGACAAGTCCCTGAACCGACTCTATTCAGCCTTGATCAAGGTTGGATATTTCAATCCTCCTGAACAATATAATTCTCTTGGCTGGAAAGatgtcaacaccacacaaGCTCAGCAACTTGCACACCGCGCTGCTACCGAGGGAATGGTTCTACTTAAGAACGACGGCATTCTTCCACTATCCAAGAATCTTTCGAAGGTAGCAGTGATCGGGCCATGGGCCGATGCGACGACCGAAATGCAAGGCAGTTCTGGTTATCGTGGCATTGCGCCGGTTCCCATCATTAGCCCACTCAGCGCTTTCCAAAGCCACTGGTCCGTCGTGAAATACAGTCGGGGTACAGGCATCAATACGGAGAACGGAGAGGATTTAGATGCAATCGAAGTAGCTAAGGCGTCGGATTACATCCTATATCTAGGAGGAATCGATGGGTCTATTGAGGACGAGGGCAACGATCGGCTTGACATAGCCTGGCCGCGCAATCAGCTGGACCTAGTCTCCAAACTATCCGCCCTTGGGAAGCCTCTAATCATTGTTCAGTTTGGCGGTGGCCAGGTAGATGACTCTGACCTAGTTAAGAATTCCAATGTCAACGCAATATTATGGGCAGGGTACCCAGGTCAAGCAGGCGGGAATGCCCTTTTCGATGTTCTTACAGGCGTAGCACCTCCGGCTGGAAGACTGCCCGTCACACAGTATGCTGCAAGCTATatcaatggcaacaacatcaaggaTATGACCATGCGGCCGAGCTCGGGCGTTCCAGGAAGAACATATAAGTGGTATACGGGCGAGCCTGTTTTCCCGTTCGGTTACGGTCAGCACTATACCAACTTTTCCATTTCCTGGCAGTCAACGCCGAGCGAAGCATCCTATAATATCGGGACACTGGTAAAAAATACTCGGGGTTTCAAGGAcctggccaagtttgtgGACCTTGTTGTAAATGTCAACAATACGGGAGGAAACACAAACCTCTCTTCGGACTATGTCGGCTTGCTATTCCTGTCTTCCAATGCTGGGCCTTCACCACGTCCGATCAAGCAACTTGCTGCGTACGGGCGTCTATACAAGATTAGTGTTGGCTTCACTAAGCAGTTAAAACTTACAGTTAATCTGGGCTCGTTGGCGAGAGCGGATAGTAACGGCGACCTATATATCTATCCCGGAGATTATACTCTGGCTCTGGATAGTGACACCAAGATCACTTGGAAGTTTACGTTGACTGGTCAGGCGACCAAGATCGACACCCTTCCGAGACAATCCCCGTAG
- a CDS encoding alpha-galactosidase (similar to Cordyceps militaris CM01 XP_006673409.1), whose amino-acid sequence MKSRSALITVAGLVSTAAAGQEKLLPLPPMGFSAWTAYGLGARDQNFRDIADTWSKNGLHAAGYNRINLDDGWQQLRRADNNSLVPNSRNFPYGFRALTDYLTNKGFKPGIYTAAGMHTCGANPIPERSYPGSLGYEDIDYKDFENWGFEYIKLDACHMPEVRGPDNWPAGVPTPVHNESVYREVYGKWAGILAKSRKPMVLSNSAPASFYPEVCTNLADWYTVMGWVQKFSGLARHGVDTDGSWGNVMRSYSFNNRLARYQKVGFYNDPDFLHAGSQTPDERKSQFALWCSFSAPLIIGDAFGERLNEYNYLINKDLIAINQDKLVQQATLVSNDGTWDVLTKSLDGGDRVLTILNKGASAGNINVSWERIGLSSKALRTSKKFSVKDLWTGKSLQVVFKDGHIGSTNTFAVGVGGITARGVPSHGTAVFRIGKSDSPVTPTGLIFTTAGKTEQGTAYGSHEEQKCLTDNESGNVTFATCDGSDAQTWRVRPDGRINSLLRPNECIVDAWGKILSLQSGCQSDTWRYDISGNLINGKSKNCLTKKDYGAATAAKCGNELNSQVVALPIGVTVVGQ is encoded by the coding sequence ATGAAGTCGCGGTCGGCTCTCATCACAGTCGCAGGACTGGTCAGCACGGCCGCTGCCGGCCAAGAGAAACTCCTCCCCCTCCCGCCCATGGGCTTCAGCGCCTGGACTGCCTATGGGTTGGGTGCCCGGGATCAGAATTTCCGTGATATCGCGGATACCTGGAGTAAAAATGGCCTGCACGCCGCCGGCTATAACCGCATCAACTTGGACGACGGCTGGCAACAACTACGTCGTGCGGATAACAATTCCTTGGTCCCAAATTCCAGGAACTTCCCTTACGGCTTCCGCGCGCTCACGGACTACCTTACCAACAAGGGCTTCAAACCCGGCATATATACTGCCGCGGGCATGCACACCTGCGGGGCCAACCCCATACCTGAAAGGTCATACCCCGGTTCCTTGGGCTACGAGGACATAGACTACAAGGACTTTGAGAACTGGGGCTTTGAGTATATCAAGTTGGATGCCTGCCACATGCCCGAGGTCAGGGGACCTGACAACTGGCCCGCTGGAGTTCCCACCCCCGTCCACAACGAATCGGTCTACCGCGAGGTGTATGGCAAATGGGCCGGGATTCTTGCCAAGTCCAGGAAGCCCATGGTTCTGTCCAACTCGGCTCCGGCCAGCTTCTATCCCGAAGTTTGCACGAACCTCGCCGATTGGTATACCGTCATGGGCTGGGTCCAAAAGTTTAGTGGGCTGGCTCGCCACGGGGTTGATACTGACGGCTCCTGGGGCAACGTAATGAGAAGCTACTCCTTTAATAACCGCCTGGCCCGTTACCAGAAGGTCGGCTTCTACAACGACCCGGACTTTCTCCACGCTGGAAGCCAGACTCCCGACGAGCGGAAGAGCCAATTCGCTCTTTGGTGCAGTTTCTCTGCGCCATTGATCATCGGCGACGCATTTGGGGAGAGGCTAAATGAATATAACTATCTGATCAACAAGGACCTGATTGCTATCAACCAGGACAAGCTTGTCCAGCAGGCCACCCTGGTGAGCAACGACGGCACCTGGGATGTCCTGACTAAGAGCCTTGATGGCGGCGACCGTGTTCTCACTATCCTAAACAAGGGCGCCTCCGCTGGTAACATCAATGTCTCCTGGGAGAGGATCGGCCTGTCGTCCAAGGCTCTGCGCACCAGCAAGAAGTTCTCTGTCAAGGATCTGTGGACCGGCAAGAGCCTTCAGGTTGTATTTAAGGACGGACATATCGGCAGCACTAACACGTTTGCCGTCggcgttggcggcatcaCTGCCCGGGGCGTTCCCTCCCACGGCACCGCCGTCTTCCGCATTGGCAAGTCCGATAGCCCTGTCACGCCCACCGgtctcatcttcaccacCGCCGGCAAGACAGAGCAAGGGACCGCCTATGGGTCACATGAGGAGCAGAAGTGCCTCACCGACAACGAGTCCGGCAATGTGACTTTTGCTACCTGCGATGGCTCGGATGCTCAGACCTGGAGGGTCCGCCCCGACGGCCGTATTAACAGCTTGCTCCGCCCGAATGAGTGCATCGTCGATGCCTGGGGCAAGATTCTGTCTCTCCAGTCTGGCTGCCAGTCTGATACCTGGAGATACGATATCTCTGGCAACCTGATCAACGGCAAATCCAAGAACTGCCTAACTAAGAAGGATTATGGTGCCGCCACTGCTGCTAAGTGTGGCAACGAGCTTAATAGTCAGGTTGTGGCTCTGCCTATTGGTGTTACTGTGGTTGGCCAGTGA
- a CDS encoding alpha-1,2-mannosidase subfamily (similar to Neosartorya fischeri NRRL 181 XP_001258520.1) — MHDSGTGGWASLGNFPLFPQSGCPDGDPLQCHFTKNDRGTNPKPKSVVAKPGYFTLSLDTAITADMTVSNHTTLFRFTFPEVLGGEKIPSQPLILLDLIDLRNSRSRANASVDASSGRIKASGGFGSSFSDENNGNYVLYTCADFAGAKVKDAGVFVNGKATFSKSINVGSFREDQTAGAFVQFKTPDHKNQIFARVGMSFISEDQACNNAENEIPTFDFNKTQSLAEDAWRKKMEVVNIDPIGVDKSLQTIFWSGIYRAMISPQDYTGENPLWKSDEPYYDSYYCIWDSFRSTHPLITLLDPLSQTRMVRSLIDIYRHEGKLPDCRMSLCKGYTQGGSNADVVLADAYIKGLNDNVDWTTGYKAVVSDAEDESANCAVEGRGGLRSWKELGYIPTDDLDPHCPRLHLSISRTVEYAYDDFCIAQIAKDMQKPDDARKYLKRSQNWKNLFNEDIKDRGFKGFLQPRYLNGTFGFQTPSLCSHPWEDSYCYLFDNIATYEGSAWLYTFYVPHEMDSLITKLGGPDEFVRRLQFLHDNDLLYYGDEQAFLSVYLFHYAGRPGLSSQYQHRYITTQYNDTVGGLPGNDDSGAMGSYGTLAMMGLWPMGGQDVYLINPPFFREVNVTNALTGKTATVRNINFDAGYMNIYIQNATLNGKLYTKSWITHDFYRNGGVLELTLGPNESGWGSQVENLPPSLSNNDDAD; from the exons ATGCACGACAGTGGCACTGGAGGG TGGGCTTCTCTTGGAAACTTTCCTCTTTTCCCTCAAAGCGGATGCCCCGATGGAGATCCGCTTCAATGCCACTTCACAAAGAACGACCGCGGGACGAACCCTAAGCCAAAGAGCGTCGTTGCCAAGCCAGGCTACTTCACGTTGTCATTGGATACAGCTATCACGGCTGACATGACAGTGTCCAATCATACCACTTTGTTCCGATTTACTTTTCCAGAGGTCTTAGGCGGAGAAAAAATCCCCTCTCAACCCCTGATCTTGCTGGATCTGATAGACCTGCGTAACTCGCGGAGCAGGGCAAACGCGTCCGTTGATGCATCTTCTGGTCGCATTAAGGCTTCTGGCGGGTTCGGCTCTTCATTCAGTGACGAAAACAACGGAAACTACGTGCTATACACATGTGCGGACTTTGCAGGGGCAAAGGTCAAAGATGCTGGTGTCTTCGTGAACGGCAAGGCCACGTTCTCCAAAAGCATCAACGTTGGTAGCTTTCGTGAGGATCAGACGGCCGGTGCGTTTGTGCAATTCAAGACACCGGATCATAAGAATCAAATTTTCGCGAGAGTTGGTATGTCCTTTATCAGTGAAGACCAGGCGTGCAACAACGCTGAGAATGAGATTCCCACCTTCGACTTTAACAAGACACAGTCCTTAGCCGAAGATGCCTGGcgcaagaagatggaagTTGTCAACATCGACCCTATCGGTGTCGACAAGTCGCTGCAGACCATATTTTGGTCGGGCATATACCGAGCTATGATCTCGCCTCAGGACTACACAGGCGAAAATCCCTTGTGGAAGAGCGACGAGCCTT ACTACGACTCTTATTACTGCATATGGGACTCATTCCGTAGCACCCATCCGCTCATCACTCTTCTCGACCCTCTAAGCCAAACTCGAATGGTTCGAAGTCTGATCGACATCTACCGCCATGAAGGAAAGCTTCCCGATTGTAGGATGAGTCTATGTAAAGGCTATACACAAGGCGGCAGTAATGCAGATGTCGTTCTGGCCGACGCGTACATCAAAGGTCTCAATGACAACGTTGACTGGACGACTGGCTACAAGGCTGTGGTTTCGGATGCCGAAG ATGAGTCCGCAAATTGCGCAGTCGAGGGCCGTGGTGGTTTGCGCAGCTGGAAGGAACTCGGCTATATTCCCACTGATGACCTTGATCCCCATT GTCCTCGGTTACATCTCTCCATTAGTCGCACAGTTGAGTATGCATATGACGATTTCTGTATTGCACAGATAGCCAAAGATATGCAGAAGCCCGATGATGCCAGGAAGTACCTTAAACGCTCCCAAAATTGGAAAAATCTGTTCAATGAGGATATTAAAGACCGCGGATTCAAGGGCTTTCTGCAGCCGAGGTACTTAAACGGCACATTCGGTTTCCAGACTCCTAGCCTGTGCTCGCATCCATGGGAAGATTCATATTGCTATCTGTTCGACAACATTGCT ACATACGAGGGAAGTGCCTGGCTATACACCTTCTACGTCCCTCACGAAATGGACTCTCTTATCACAAAGCTCGGTGGCCCGGATGAATTCGTGCGACGGCTGCAGTTCCTCCATGACAACGACTTGCTGTATTATGGTGATGAGCAAGCATTTCTGTCGGTCTACCTCTTCCATTACGCCGGACGACCAGGCCTCTCCTCACAGTATCAGCACCGCTATATCACAACCCAATATAACGACACAGTTGGCGGCCTACCAGGTAATGATGACTCCGGCGCGATGGGCTCGTACGGCACgctggccatgatgggctTGTGGCCGATGGGCGGGCAGGACGTTTACCTCATCAACCCGCCATTTTTCCGCGAGGTCAATGTGACCAACGCGTTAACAGGCAAGACTGCGACCGTACGCAACATCAACTTCGACGCCGGCTACATGAACATCTATATCCAGAACGCCACCCTTAATGGCAAGCTATACACCAAGAGCTGGATTACTCACGACTTCTATCGAAACGGCGGCGTGCTAGAGCTGACATTGGGCCCGAACGAGAGTGGTTGGGGGAGCCAGGTGGAGAACCTGCCACCGAGC CTTTCCAACAACGATGATGCCGACTAG
- a CDS encoding restless-like transposase (similar to Metarhizium robertsii ARSEF 23 XP_007816583.1): MSASEFLESSPISIDDVPIDFELPVPSTPASSAESSLTPFSPPPTTLPTPDKYDTRLWGHFPGWVWSERSKDNYSWAWEYGYDIQHDDERRWVCKPCIQKNDPRPKNFVAIGLQNALNHLYKDHGISAPDNKTKSGLQKKAEEKPGSKRPRSIVDIWKLDPLRPREQAIANSMIRGFNRNHFQRLLIEWIVDTNQPFSVVEHERLRDIFEYLNPAVKITNANISDTTVRALINSEFKKHKARVIEALRKSPGLIHVSFDGWRARNRHSLYGIVCFFRDENSKPHKVALGVPEVRRHSGNNIATEVLYTIEAFGIEENIGYFTLDNAENNDTALEAIGKKLGFNGARRRGRCFGHIVNLSAKALLFGKDTDAFEEQLSGAEALSEAEYELWRQKGPVGKLHNFVVDVDRSDRLTYLLKELQEYDISMSDDPKIRSKSPVSVVLDNDTRWLSQLYMIRRALRLRRYFELLVAKFRIQWEEENTSKRTGQLKKSAVRPRILRDENQLTANDWSVLQHFATILGYYEDAVKTLEGDGLIRKRKRGYTGSYGNVWDVINGFEFLLGKLEKYKAMAKDFPDPEQFRISINMAWEKLDKYYTILDTTPIYYTALALHPAYRWGWFEQAWVHKPDWIRSAKRIVQEVWDESYRDFHIVVASNDEPVAKRQKQYYNAFEEHCEQSRIDSIQTEPLLDDDTIGDEYERWQSSHESTDKTVRDPIAYWHEKRLQYPRLSRMALDFVTIQSMSAECERMFSAAGQMVVPQRCNLQAQTVGMCQVLRSWFRAGIINDLDPLFLSIIEEKKELEGIHLNDDEFRRRELSWLAAAAKTAGH; the protein is encoded by the coding sequence atgagcgcttcggaattcctagaatcgtccccaatttctatcgatgatgtcccaattgacttcgaactcccagtgccttccacgcctgcttcttctgccgagagctcattgacgccgttctccccgccgccgacgacattgcccactcctgataagtacgatacgcgtctttggggacattttccgggttgggtatggtcagaaagaagcaaagacaactactcatgggcttgggaatatggatacgacatacaacatgacgacgagcgcagatgggtctgcaagccgtgtattcagaagaacgaccccagacctaagaatttcgttgctattggccttcagaatgcgctgaatcacttatacaaggatcacggaatatctgcaccagataacaagacaaagtccggcttgcaaaagaaagccgaggagaagccagggagcaagaggccaagatcgattgtggatatatggaagctcgaccctttaagacctcgagaacaggcgattgccaactctatgatacgcggatttaatcgaaatcactttcaacgtctcctgatcgagtggatagtcgacacgaatcagccctttagtgttgttgaacatgagagactccgggatatcttcgaataccttaaccctgcagtcaagatcacgaacgccaacatctctgataccacagttcgcgcgctcatcaactccgaatttaaaaagcacaaggcgcgcgtcattgaagccctgcgaaagagccccggcttaatacacgtcagctttgacggatggagggcgcggaatcgacactcgttatacggtatcgtgtgcttcttcagggacgagaatagcaagccccacaaggtcgctctgggggtccccgaagtccgcagacattcggggaacaacattgcaacagaagtcctttataccatcgaggcttttggcatcgaggagaatattgggtattttacccttgacaatgccgagaacaacgacacagcacttgaggctattggcaaaaagctcggcttcaatggcgctcgaaggcgaggccgctgcttcggccatatagtcaatctgtctgcgaaggcactactgttcgggaaggatacagacgcgttcgaagaacaactttctggtgcagaagcgctgtctgaagccgaatacgaactttggcgacagaaagggccggttgggaagctccataatttcgtcgtggatgttgatcgatcggacagactgacatacctgttgaaagaacttcaagagtacgacatatccatgtcggacgatccgaaaatacggtcaaaaagccccgtctcggtagtgctagataacgatacgcgctggctttcccagctctatatgatccgccgcgccttgagacttcgaaggtacttcgaactgctagtcgcgaagttccgaatccaatgggaggaggagaatacatcaaaaagaactggccagttgaaaaagtcggctgtccggcctcgaatccttagagacgagaaccaacttacggccaacgattggtctgtacttcaacacttcgcgacgatccttggatactatgaagatgcagtcaagactctagaaggcgacggtttaatcaggaaacgcaagaggggttatactggttcatatgggaacgtttgggatgtgatcaatgggtttgaattcctgcttggcaagctcgaaaaatataaggcgatggcaaaagattttcctgaccccgaacagttcaggatcagcataaatatggcctgggagaaattagacaagtattacactattctcgacacaacaccgatatattataccgccctcgcactccacccggcatacagatggggatggttcgagcaggcctgggtacataagcccgactggatcagatctgcaaaaaggatagttcaagaagtgtgggacgagtcctatcgagatttccatattgtggtggcctcaaatgacgagcctgttgcaaaacgacagaagcaatactacaatgccttcgaagagcattgcgaacagtcccgtatcgactccatacagacagagcctctactggacgacgacacgattggcgacgaatacgaacgatggcaatcgagccatgagagcaccgacaagactgtgcgagatccgatagcgtattggcatgagaagcgcctgcaataccctcgtctctcccgaatggccctcgactttgtcacaatacaatcaatgtctgcagaatgtgagaggatgttctcggcagcagggcagatggttgttccccaacggtgcaatcttcaggcgcaaacagttgggatgtgtcaggtattgaggtcgtggtttcgggcaggcattatcaacgacctagatccgttatttctctcgatcatagaggagaagaaagagctcgagggcatccatcttaatgatgatgagttcagaagacgggagctatcgtggctcgctgccgcggcgaaaacagctggccattga
- a CDS encoding alpha-ketoglutarate-dependent sulfonate dioxygenase (similar to Metarhizium acridum CQMa 102 XP_007815375.1): MAAVASVISPAVLAYLPPDPPLEEVTPARDRAFFADPTKASLLKEVTGVEDITPYIGTELKGVQLSKLNDAQKDELALLVAERGVVFFRDQDITLDQQHELASYYGVQDRDPNQQDPKHVTIIGRGGNIRAHGNFASEWHGDHSYELNPPSYTLLRLVKTPPTGGDTLFTSQTALFDKLSPAFQKALEGLNAVHSSDRSYLASINGGGTPHRAPIATVHPLVRTHPVTRLKSLFYNPNFIERIDGLNAKESQYLLAFLREHLLSADDLTARWKWTPGAVAFWDNRVVVHKAVPGGYDTGLREGKRTAVYGERPFFDPENSETLSERNDRLES; encoded by the exons ATGGCGGCCGTTGCAAGTGTCATCTCTCCAGCAGTTTTGGCGTATCTCCCGCCAGACCCTCCTCTGGAAGAAGTGACTCCCGCCCGCGATCGTGCATTTTTCGCAGATCCAACAAAGGCATCGCTGCTCAAGGAGGTGACGGGAGTGGAAGATATCACTCCATATATCGGTACTGAATTAAAGGGCGTTCAGTTGTCGAAACTGAACGACGCCCAAAAGGATGAATTGGCGCTTCTTGTGGCTGAG CGAGGCGTGGTTTTCTTCCGCGATCAAGATATAACTCTTGACCAACAGCATGAGCTGGCGTCATACTATGGTGTG CAAGATAGAGATCCAAATCAGCAGGATCCGAAACATGTTACCATCATTGGCCGGGGCGG GAATATCCGAGCACATGGGAACTTTGCATCAGAATGGCACGGCGATCACTCTTATGAGTTGAATCCTCCCTCATATACCTTACTGCGCCTTGTCAAGACTCCGCCAACTGGCGGTGATACATTATTCACCAGTCAAACCGCACTCTTTGATAAATTGAGTCCAGCATTTCAGAAAGCTCTCGAGGGCTTGAATGCGGTGCACTCGTCCGAT AGGAGTTATCTCGCATCTATCAACGGCGGTGGCACACCACACAGAGCGCCAATTGCAACGGTCCATCCTCTA GTCAGAACGCACCCAGTGACTCGGCTCAAGTCCTTGTTTTATAACCCCAATTTCATCGAACGCATTGATGGTTTAAATGCCAAGGAATCTCAATATCTCCTTGCATTCCTTCGGGAGCATCTCTTGAGCGCTGATGATCTCACAGCTCGCTGGAAGTGGACGCCCGGCGCAGTCGCATTTTGGGATAACAGAGTTGTGGTTCATAAGGCTGTTCCAGGTGGATATGATACGGGCCTAAGAGAAGGCAAACGAACGGCAGTGTATGGGGAGAGACCATTCTTTGACCCGGAGAATAGCGAGACATTGTCTGAAAGAAATGACAGGCTTGAGTCTTAG